The Anopheles merus strain MAF chromosome 2L, AmerM5.1, whole genome shotgun sequence genome has a segment encoding these proteins:
- the LOC121592407 gene encoding DNA polymerase epsilon subunit 3, with amino-acid sequence MVERIEDLNLPNTSVTRLIKEAIPADVKISSECRVALARATSVFVLYLTSAATTAAQQKNQKSLTADHVLKGLEEIEFESFIDPLKGELENFRKMIKSRKDKKAAKPDADTTVEGAVIDLENMENMQDG; translated from the exons ATGGTCGAACGAATCGAAGATCTGAACCTGCCCAACACATCGGTGACCAGACTGATCAAGGAAGCGATTCCGGCCGATGTGAAAATCTCCAGCGAATGCCGCGTCGCGCTAGCCCGGGCAACTTCCGTGTTCGTCCTGTATCTCACATCGGCGGCCACCACGGCAGCGCAGCAAAAGAATCAAAAATCGCTCACAGCCGACCACGTGCTTAAAGGGCTGGAGGAAATCGAGTTCGAAAGTTTCATCGACCCGTTAAAAGGCGAACTGGAGA ATTTTAGAAAGATGATAAAATCACGAAAAGACAAGAAAGCGGCCAAACCGGATGCGGATACGACGGTGGAAGGTGCGGTAATTGATTTGGAGAACATGGAAAACATGCAGGACGGTTGA